CCCGTCGTCCTCAATGATAAAGAGCATTTCTCCATTGTCCAGTCGCGCTGTAATTTTAACCGTGCCAGGCCCGATCATAGGCTGGACGCCGTGTTTGATGGCGTTTTCCACCAGAGGCTGCAGGGTCAGCACGGGTACCTGATACTCAAGGAGGGCCGGGTCAATATCCTTTTTGATCCTGATCTTTTCCCGGAAACGGGCCTTTTCCAGCACAAGGTAGGTATTTACATATTCTATTTCTTCTTTTAAACTGTTAAAATGTCCTTGCCTTTTGAGTGCCTGCCGGAAAAATGAAGCAAGGCGGATTAAAAGCCTTCTGGCAGTTTCCGGGTGCGACCTGCTGTAGCTTATTATAGCATTCAGGGTATTGAATAAAAAGTGAGGGTTTATCTGGGCATGCAGAGCGTCAAGCTCGGCAATCGTGACCAATTGAGCCTGCCGGTCCAACTCCGCCAGCTCCATCTGCATACCAAGGAGCTGCGCCACCGCCAGCGCCATCTTCACAACGGAAGGCTGCAGGTCACCCTGATTGGTCTGATAAAGCTTCACCGTGCCGGCCACTTCGCCCTTGCATTTCAGCGGGGCGATGACAGCTGCCTGCAGGGTGCAGTTCTTTTCCGGGCAATTAAGTCCTTTCTTATCCTTGACAATCATCAACTCACCGGTGGCTATGGCCTGCATGGTAGAATGGGTGAGAATCGGTCCCCCGGCCTTGTGATGATCCGAACACTCACCGATATACGCCAACACCTTCTCCCGGTCGGTAATGGCCACAGCCGACACTTCGCTGATTTTCTTGATGATTTCCGCTGTTTTCTGCGCCGTTTCTTCATTGAGCCCTCGTCTCATAAACGGCAGGGTCTCGTTGGCAATCTGCAGGGTAGGGTCCATGGGGTGTTCGTCCAGCTTTAAGGCGGCCACTTTATGCCTTTTAATATAGTCAACCACAAAGTAGGTCCCCACGGCGTTGACGAGGATAATTAAGGCCAGCAAGCCCCAGAGTCCCGGCTTGGCAAAAAAAACAACCGCTGCAATTAGGAGCTGCGCCAGGCCCCATCGTAGAACGATGCCTCCGGCCGGCTGGCTGAACTGGTTCACACCTTCACCCGCCTAAAAAGTTAATAGTAAAAATGCACAAATATCCTCAATTTATTGCCGGTATATATTCTTCAATATGTGCATAAAGCTTTCCTGCATATACATACCGGGTTATCTCTTTTTCATTCTTTCAAAATAGTTGACAATCCCACCAGCGTTAAGTCCCATATCCGTGGCCAGCAACTCTATAATTGACTGTTCCTGTTTGAATTCTCCATACTGGGACAGCTCACCCCACAACATGCTCCACAGGGCTTCTTCAATATCTTTCAGCCCGCCCCCTGAAGCAAGCATGTGCCGCCCCGTCTCGGCGTAGACCCGCACCAGATCCCTGTTGCGGGCGATTACCTCGGACGCGCCCGCTACCTTGCCGAAATGGGTAAAGTAGACATCCTCCAGGTCCAGACGGTTCAAGCGGTTAAAGGTTTCCATAAAGGCCGCGGGATCAAATTCTGAGGGTGGGGTAATCGGAAGTACATACGGACGCCCGATCAACCGGCTTAACAAAGGGTAATGGCCGCCCAGGCAGTCGCCGCTAAAAATGCCGCGGCTGGCCGGGTCGTGTAAGACCATGTGGTGGCGGGCATGCCCCGGCGTGTGGTAAATGGTCAGCACTCTCCCACCTCCGAGGTCCAGGGCCTCGCCTTCCTCGGGGGTATGTATCCGCTCTTCGGGCACAGGGTAGATGTCGCCAAATAAAACGTCAAAAGATGCTCCATAAAGCTGCCTGGCAGCATTAATCAGGCGGGAAGGCTCAACCAGATGCCTGGCTCCGCGCGGATGTACCAATACCCGGGCGTTGGGGAACTCCCGGGCTAGCGCTCCGGCGCCGCCCGAATGGTCCAGGTGGATATGTGAGACTATGATGTAAGCCAATTGCCCTGGGGGCACTCCCAGGTCTTTGAGGGCCTCCACCAAACGGCCAATGCCCGGTGTCGCGCCGGTTTCAAAAATAGCGGCCTTCTCCGCCAGGATAATGTAGCAGGATGTACGCTCAGGCTCACCCTGGTAGTTGACATCCACCTGATAAATATTTTCACCCAAGCTAATCACTGACAACTCATATCCCCCCCGTTATTTAAAAGTGGGCTTACACAACTAGAATATCTGAAAAGTTTGAAGATTGTCAACATATATTGTATCAACCATATTTACAATAATAAGACATTACAGGTTATTTCACCCTCCGGGCCGTCATTAGATGCCTCAATCATATTTGACTGCGGCAACCTGTTGGCATTCAGGCGTACTCATGTCCGCCAACTATAAATGCACGGTATGATTTGCCTGAAGGCAAGGAAATTACCAAGCGCTTTACTCTTTAAAGCGGTATTCTAGCTTATCTTCGGACTCAATTAAAAATGACCGCCCATTTAGCTCTGGCGATCATTATGGTGTTTTATTCAGTTTTTGGTATGAATACCGGCTTTTACTTCGTTAGCTGCAGTAAAAATTCTTCCCCGTCCTGGGTAATGTCAATGTTCCACTTTTGATTTTTTGCCAGCCGGGAAATATTATCCCGTGCGGCCGCTGAATCTACAAGCACTTTGATCGTGCCCGTACCCAGCCGGTCCATCTCCTTCTTGACGATCAGGAGCGGTTCAGGACAGAGAAGCCCTCTCGCGTCCTTGACTTCCTGCATCAGCTTTCACCCCCCGAACTGACAGATTAGCTTTGCAAACAAAGAATGCTATCACAAAGACTGCGGCAAAACCGATCAGGACCGCCGTCTGCCCTGCCGCCGGGACACCCTTGGCGCTGGCAGCCAGGCCGAAGTTATGGGCGAAAGCGGCGCCGGCTATTAAACCGAGCACCGTTACGGCGGAATCGGTATTCCCCTCTGAAGCGGAAATAAGCTGGCGGAGCGGACAGCCGCCCAGCAACACCGCGCATAAACCAGCCAGGGCCATACCGAGGAAATTCCAGGGACCGTCGCTGTGCGCGATAGGTTGACCTTCAAAACCCAGTTTAAAAGTACCCATAGTTAAATTACCGATAAGTGCCACAATCAGGATTGCCGCAAAGCCGTAAAGCAGGTAAGAGTCCCGGAATAGAATAAAATCACGGATACCGCCAGCCAAACAGAGCCTTGAACGCTGGGCCAAAACACCCACGATAACGCCTGCCATAAGCGCCAGCGCCAGGGGCGCGCGCATGGAAGCAGGACCTTCCGTACTGAAAATAATATAGGCCGGCTTGGCCAGCAGGAGAATAAACACAGTAATAACCATGCCGATAAAAACATAGCCGTTCGATTTGTTTTGAGGCATGGCCCGGCCCAGGGAAAATCCCTTGCGTAAGAAAGGCAGGCCCAGCCCAACTCCCGCAATCAGCCCGGCAATACCCCAGAGGGCATTCAAGTCACCTCCGGCGAGGCGCAAAATGGCTCTTAATGGGCAGCCCAGGAAAACCAGCATGCCGATCATGGCTATAAAACCGAGCAAGAACCTGGTCAAGGCGCTGGACCCGCCCAGAGACTTGAATTCCCTGGTAGCGACAGCCGCCCCAAAGGCTCCCAGCACCATCCCAATGATTTCCGGGCGTATATACTGCACTGTCGCTACTTTTTGCAAGCCGAGTCCTCCGGAGATATCCCTGAGAAAACAGGCAATACAATAGCCCATGTTAGCAGGGTTACCGTATTTCACCAGCAGGATCGCCATAAGACCGGTAATAGCGCCGGCAATAATGATCGTCCATTTTTGCTTCATCTAAGATTCACCTTTCTTTTGCTGGAATGCTTTCCCACTCAACTGTAACTACCTACCTCAAAATACGTTATAATTTAAGCCCTCCTCCCCTTAATATTGCTCACAAGTTTTATATAAATTTTATTTCTCTGATAATTTTCAATATGACGGCTTAGTAATCCTTTATTAAGATTATTCGATATTTTTATAACACTTGGTACTCCTAATTACTTGCTTTTATACGTTATTATCATGATAAGATAACTATGGATTTAAATCGAAACCCAAAAGGGAGGTAAGGCCTGAGCCGTTACCTCCCTTTTTATAATTTTACTTTGCCAATATAACGGTAAATCTCAATTAATGTTTAACTCTATCGGACCGTTTTGTGTGCTCAGCTTGGCCTGGCCTTTCCCTGCACCAAGCTTTAGCTCATAGCCCTTGACACCAGGGTCGGGCTCGGGACCTTTCCCTGCTACCGAGATTGAGCCATTACTGGTCCTGGCTTCCAGCTCCAGGCTGGACTGCCCTGGGATGGTTAAAGTGAGCGCACCATTAACAGAACGCAGATCATAAACCTTTTCCAGCGGCAGTTCTGAAATAAGCTCCACCAGGCCGTTCCGGCTTTCCACCTTGACACTGCCTTTCGGGTTCTCCACCCTTACCTCTCCATTTTCAGAGGTAAGCTTTAAATCTCCGCTTATCCCGACGGCTGTTAAGCGGCCGTTCTCGCCTTTCACTTCCAGACTGCCGTCAAGATTACTTACAATGACGTCGCCGTGAAGAGAGTTAATGTTCATGTTTCCGGATAAATTTCCGGCCTCAATTTCCCCGTTGCCGCCAGCCAGTTCCAGGGTCAACCCGGGTGGCGCCTCCACCGCCAGGATCACCTCTCCCGGAGTTCTGCGAGCAGCTTCAGAAAGGCTGGTAAATATCCTGGTGGTTGAGCCCTCCTCCACGGTGACCTCAAACTTATCGGCGCTAGCCGTGGCCTTTTCCTCATTCGGCCCGTAAGAGATAATCTTAGCCATGGCGTGCAGTTCGCCGTCCTGGGAAGGTTTAATCAATATCGAACCCAACTGGTTATCCACCTTCAGCCGGGACCCTTCAGCCAGGCTGACGGGCTTGGACTCCCACTGCCTGGTATAGCTGTACCGGTTTTCAAAAAGGGACTCTTCTATAATCCGGTTCAACTCAAGAGAAGGCAGCGCGTTGATAACCAACCCGGCTAAAACCAGGAGGCCAACAACCAGGATGCTTGGGATGTGAAAGACTACTTCCCGGTCCTTGTTGGTGTATCGCCTGATAAAGAACTCCGCCCCCAGGGCAATTAAGAGCAGGGGCCAGAACCTCCAAAAGATTTTCGGTGATTGGAACCCGCCAAAATTGTAAACAAGCATGCCCACGCCGGCAGTGACCAATCCCAGCGCCAAGGTTAAAGGCCCGGCTTTAATCTGAGTCGCCATTTTGCTCCCCCCTTCTGGTATTCTTATAAAGCATGTAAATGCCCAAAGCCAGAATTAACAACGGGGGTACCAGACGGTTCATCAGGTAGTGATAGGGCAGGTAATTAGGCAAGAGGTTATTCAAAAGGGCCAGAGCGCCGACAACGATTAAGGCTATACCAACCAGGCCACCCCTGGATTCCAGAAAGCCTGTCTCAATCAGAGGGCTGTCTTCCACCGCCTGTCCCTGGTTAATTTGCTTTAGCAACTGCAAGGTGTCAAAGATGGTGTAAAAGATCACCACCGGCAGTACCAGGGCGGTTATTGCCCCAAATTCGGTTGCCGCAGCCAGGAATATTGTACCATAAAAGATAATCATTGTCTGCAAA
This region of Pelotomaculum schinkii genomic DNA includes:
- a CDS encoding histidine kinase, producing the protein MNQFSQPAGGIVLRWGLAQLLIAAVVFFAKPGLWGLLALIILVNAVGTYFVVDYIKRHKVAALKLDEHPMDPTLQIANETLPFMRRGLNEETAQKTAEIIKKISEVSAVAITDREKVLAYIGECSDHHKAGGPILTHSTMQAIATGELMIVKDKKGLNCPEKNCTLQAAVIAPLKCKGEVAGTVKLYQTNQGDLQPSVVKMALAVAQLLGMQMELAELDRQAQLVTIAELDALHAQINPHFLFNTLNAIISYSRSHPETARRLLIRLASFFRQALKRQGHFNSLKEEIEYVNTYLVLEKARFREKIRIKKDIDPALLEYQVPVLTLQPLVENAIKHGVQPMIGPGTVKITARLDNGEMLFIIEDDGVGISRDRLPKVLLPGFGSGNGVGMSNVHERLKSLYGEDYGLKIVSEVDKGTSVYIRIPLKKHREEGAVVEA
- a CDS encoding MBL fold metallo-hydrolase, which codes for MISLGENIYQVDVNYQGEPERTSCYIILAEKAAIFETGATPGIGRLVEALKDLGVPPGQLAYIIVSHIHLDHSGGAGALAREFPNARVLVHPRGARHLVEPSRLINAARQLYGASFDVLFGDIYPVPEERIHTPEEGEALDLGGGRVLTIYHTPGHARHHMVLHDPASRGIFSGDCLGGHYPLLSRLIGRPYVLPITPPSEFDPAAFMETFNRLNRLDLEDVYFTHFGKVAGASEVIARNRDLVRVYAETGRHMLASGGGLKDIEEALWSMLWGELSQYGEFKQEQSIIELLATDMGLNAGGIVNYFERMKKR
- a CDS encoding sulfurtransferase TusA family protein is translated as MQEVKDARGLLCPEPLLIVKKEMDRLGTGTIKVLVDSAAARDNISRLAKNQKWNIDITQDGEEFLLQLTK
- the yedE gene encoding YedE family putative selenium transporter codes for the protein MKQKWTIIIAGAITGLMAILLVKYGNPANMGYCIACFLRDISGGLGLQKVATVQYIRPEIIGMVLGAFGAAVATREFKSLGGSSALTRFLLGFIAMIGMLVFLGCPLRAILRLAGGDLNALWGIAGLIAGVGLGLPFLRKGFSLGRAMPQNKSNGYVFIGMVITVFILLLAKPAYIIFSTEGPASMRAPLALALMAGVIVGVLAQRSRLCLAGGIRDFILFRDSYLLYGFAAILIVALIGNLTMGTFKLGFEGQPIAHSDGPWNFLGMALAGLCAVLLGGCPLRQLISASEGNTDSAVTVLGLIAGAAFAHNFGLAASAKGVPAAGQTAVLIGFAAVFVIAFFVCKANLSVRGVKADAGSQGRERASLS
- a CDS encoding DUF4097 family beta strand repeat-containing protein, with product MATQIKAGPLTLALGLVTAGVGMLVYNFGGFQSPKIFWRFWPLLLIALGAEFFIRRYTNKDREVVFHIPSILVVGLLVLAGLVINALPSLELNRIIEESLFENRYSYTRQWESKPVSLAEGSRLKVDNQLGSILIKPSQDGELHAMAKIISYGPNEEKATASADKFEVTVEEGSTTRIFTSLSEAARRTPGEVILAVEAPPGLTLELAGGNGEIEAGNLSGNMNINSLHGDVIVSNLDGSLEVKGENGRLTAVGISGDLKLTSENGEVRVENPKGSVKVESRNGLVELISELPLEKVYDLRSVNGALTLTIPGQSSLELEARTSNGSISVAGKGPEPDPGVKGYELKLGAGKGQAKLSTQNGPIELNIN
- a CDS encoding B-box zinc finger protein; translated protein: MKCANHEEQEAVAICSVCHQPVCEDCLVNLRNRQFCRNCLESRVGEDTKTADSTRSTFWAFFLSIIPGAGYLYLGLMKRGLQTMIIFYGTIFLAAATEFGAITALVLPVVIFYTIFDTLQLLKQINQGQAVEDSPLIETGFLESRGGLVGIALIVVGALALLNNLLPNYLPYHYLMNRLVPPLLILALGIYMLYKNTRRGEQNGDSD